A genomic stretch from Arachis stenosperma cultivar V10309 chromosome 3, arast.V10309.gnm1.PFL2, whole genome shotgun sequence includes:
- the LOC130968395 gene encoding uncharacterized protein LOC130968395 isoform X2: MLGFPWFRELPEELALNFFCLVQVKQLLEKNDKGHVVATCRNPDASTGLAQLKDKFADRLKLLPLDLTVETSIQASASSVRETYGHLNLLINASGILSIPQVLQPETSLNKLEKSALMLTYEINAVGPILVIKHMWPLLKVGGGFGTERSTAVVASLSARVGSIGDNHLGGWHSYRSSKTALNQLSKTAAVEFARKKDPIVCILLHPGTVDTDLSKPFQKNVPKEKLFSKEFSVQKLLSIIDNVKSNDNGKFFAWDGQEIPW; this comes from the exons ATGCTGGGGTTTCCATGGTTCAGGGAGCTTCCAGAGGAATTGGCCTTGAATTT TTTCTGTCTTGTACAGGTAAAACAGCTGCTAGAGAAAAATGATAAAGGGCATGTTGTTGCTACTTGCCGAAATCCTGATGCTTCAACAGGTCTTGCCCAGCTCAAAGATAAATTTGCTGATCGTCTAAAACTTTTGCCCTTGGATTTGACTGTTGAAACTTCAATTCAG GCATCTGCATCGTCAGTTAGAGAGACATACGGCCATCTAAACCTTCTCATTAATGCGTCTGGCATTCTTTCCATACCTCAAGTATTACAACCAG AGACATCACTCAACAAATTGGAAAAATCAGCCTTGATGCTTACGTATGAGATTAACGCCGTCGGTCCTATCTTAGTTATCAAG CACATGTGGCCTCTTCTAAAAGTTGGAGGTGGCTTCGGCACTGAAAGAAGTACTGCAGTGGTGGCCAGTTTGAGTGCAAGGGTTGGATCTATTGGGGACAATCATCTTGGTGGTTGGCACTCGTATCGATCTTCAAAGACTGCACTCAATCAAT TGTCAAAGACGGCTGCGGTTGAATTTGCAAGAAAAAAGGATCCAATTGTCTGCATTTTACTGCATCCCGGCACAGTTGACACCGATCTCTCGAAGCCATTTCAGAAGAATGTTCCGAAAGAGAAGCTCTTCAGCAAAGAGTTCTCAGTGCAAAAGCTGCTAAGCATCATTGACAATGTCAAGAGTAATGACAATGGCAAGTTCTTTGCTTGGGATGGCCAAGAAATTCCTTGGTAA
- the LOC130968395 gene encoding uncharacterized protein LOC130968395 isoform X1 has translation MQLSTQNSFMASSRATRVLSLTRRPFSSSSLKFDAGVSMVQGASRGIGLEFVKQLLEKNDKGHVVATCRNPDASTGLAQLKDKFADRLKLLPLDLTVETSIQASASSVRETYGHLNLLINASGILSIPQVLQPETSLNKLEKSALMLTYEINAVGPILVIKHMWPLLKVGGGFGTERSTAVVASLSARVGSIGDNHLGGWHSYRSSKTALNQLSKTAAVEFARKKDPIVCILLHPGTVDTDLSKPFQKNVPKEKLFSKEFSVQKLLSIIDNVKSNDNGKFFAWDGQEIPW, from the exons ATGCAGTTGTCAACCCAGAACTCTTTCATGGCATCGTCACGCGCCACGCGAGTCTTATCACTCACCCGAAGgcccttttcttcttcttctctcaaaTTTGATGCTGGGGTTTCCATGGTTCAGGGAGCTTCCAGAGGAATTGGCCTTGAATTT GTAAAACAGCTGCTAGAGAAAAATGATAAAGGGCATGTTGTTGCTACTTGCCGAAATCCTGATGCTTCAACAGGTCTTGCCCAGCTCAAAGATAAATTTGCTGATCGTCTAAAACTTTTGCCCTTGGATTTGACTGTTGAAACTTCAATTCAG GCATCTGCATCGTCAGTTAGAGAGACATACGGCCATCTAAACCTTCTCATTAATGCGTCTGGCATTCTTTCCATACCTCAAGTATTACAACCAG AGACATCACTCAACAAATTGGAAAAATCAGCCTTGATGCTTACGTATGAGATTAACGCCGTCGGTCCTATCTTAGTTATCAAG CACATGTGGCCTCTTCTAAAAGTTGGAGGTGGCTTCGGCACTGAAAGAAGTACTGCAGTGGTGGCCAGTTTGAGTGCAAGGGTTGGATCTATTGGGGACAATCATCTTGGTGGTTGGCACTCGTATCGATCTTCAAAGACTGCACTCAATCAAT TGTCAAAGACGGCTGCGGTTGAATTTGCAAGAAAAAAGGATCCAATTGTCTGCATTTTACTGCATCCCGGCACAGTTGACACCGATCTCTCGAAGCCATTTCAGAAGAATGTTCCGAAAGAGAAGCTCTTCAGCAAAGAGTTCTCAGTGCAAAAGCTGCTAAGCATCATTGACAATGTCAAGAGTAATGACAATGGCAAGTTCTTTGCTTGGGATGGCCAAGAAATTCCTTGGTAA
- the LOC130968396 gene encoding uncharacterized protein LOC130968396 isoform X1 translates to MSALFNFHSFLTVILLGICACTYFKMQFPAVLEQRTGFRGFFWKAARIERRVGKKPYLHLVYHGFLSFYFSLWFCKFFFFFSFALLHVLDALKISPFVNLSCTAIF, encoded by the exons ATG TCCGCGCTATTCAATTTCCATTCGTTCCTTACTGTGATACTACTTGGAATATGTGCCTGCACTTACTTCAAGATGCAGTTTCCAGCAGTCCTTGAACAAAGAACTGG ATTTCGTGGGTTCTTTTGGAAGGCGGCAAGAATAG AAAGAAGGGTAGGGAAGAAGCCATATCTGCATTTGGTTTACCATGGATTTTTATCATTTTACTTTTCCCTTTGGTtctgtaaattttttttctttttttcttttgctttgcTCCATGTGCTTGATGCTCTAAAGATTTCTCCATTTGTCAATTTATCATGTACTGCAATATTTTAA
- the LOC130968396 gene encoding uncharacterized protein LOC130968396 isoform X2, producing MVKLFFIISHLSVAQITFLFLYIFCSNLYTSLNFELCWKECFKFFCIEIPSKSLHSGFVKVSGFNVGEILNENEKESITSNTIQQYDIAILA from the exons ATGGTAAAATTGTTTTTCATCATTTCTCATCTTTCGGTAGCACAAATTACATTTCTTTTTTTGTACATTTTTTGTTCAAATTTATACACTTCTTTGAACTTTGAATTATGCTGGAAAGAGTGTTTCAAATTTTTTTGCATTGAAATTCCAAGCAAGTCCCTTCATTCTGGGTTTGTCAAAGTTTCTGGTTTCAATGTTGGTGAAATTCTCAAT GAGAATGAGAAGGAGAGCATCACAAGCAATACTATTCAACAATATGATATTGCTATT TTGGCGTAA
- the LOC130968396 gene encoding uncharacterized protein LOC130968396 isoform X3 yields MSALFNFHSFLTVILLGICACTYFKMQFPAVLEQRTGFRGFFWKAARIGERLSSWVSVGCFMMGVSIIFF; encoded by the exons ATG TCCGCGCTATTCAATTTCCATTCGTTCCTTACTGTGATACTACTTGGAATATGTGCCTGCACTTACTTCAAGATGCAGTTTCCAGCAGTCCTTGAACAAAGAACTGG ATTTCGTGGGTTCTTTTGGAAGGCGGCAAGAATAG GGGAACGATTAAGCTCGTGGGTATCCGTAGGTTGCTTTATGATGGGTGTTTCAATAATCTTCTTCTGA